One stretch of Pigmentiphaga aceris DNA includes these proteins:
- a CDS encoding chorismate--pyruvate lyase family protein: MNRQYSPHHATWLNRPPPIATPMQARWLTAPGALTARLRKLGPVTVRVALEASEGATPDEAEALGVHAHAPVWVREVVLLVSGHPCVAARSVTPLADSHSVWQAIRRLRSRPLADLLYHDRTIQRSSFASAILQRAIPLHDVAQLAWSASPAVNNCRPRFLARRSVFVRAGRPLLVAEAFMPDFWLREAPTTARPLPALPQAA; the protein is encoded by the coding sequence ATGAATCGCCAATATTCTCCCCACCACGCTACCTGGCTGAACCGCCCTCCTCCCATCGCCACACCAATGCAGGCGCGTTGGCTGACGGCACCCGGTGCGCTGACTGCACGACTGCGCAAGCTGGGCCCGGTCACGGTTCGCGTTGCGCTGGAGGCCAGCGAAGGGGCCACGCCCGATGAAGCAGAAGCGCTGGGTGTGCATGCGCATGCGCCTGTGTGGGTACGTGAAGTGGTATTGCTGGTCAGCGGTCACCCCTGCGTAGCTGCCCGCAGCGTCACCCCCCTGGCGGACTCGCATTCCGTCTGGCAGGCCATTCGCCGGTTGCGCAGCCGGCCGCTGGCTGACCTGCTGTATCACGACCGCACGATTCAACGCTCATCGTTTGCAAGCGCTATTTTGCAGCGAGCGATTCCGCTGCATGACGTGGCACAACTTGCATGGTCAGCATCGCCGGCAGTCAATAACTGCAGACCACGTTTTCTTGCTCGTCGTTCGGTATTCGTCCGGGCTGGCCGGCCACTGCTGGTGGCCGAAGCCTTCATGCCCGATTTCTGGCTTCGGGAAGCGCCCACCACGGCGCGCCCCCTGCCCGCACTACCGCAAGCCGCCTGA
- a CDS encoding patatin-like phospholipase family protein, translating into MSVTPAALRSVATTPTTRKDTTGTSLSAGSRMVNLALQGGGSHGAFTWGVLDRILEDGRLGFEAISGTSAGSMNAVVMAYGMQQGGRDGARQALDGFWRDVAGHSGMFGSTQPTAMGNLFWGWAPGAAPIFDWMKMMTGAFSPYQLNPFGFNPLREILNRHVDFEALQQAPTRLYLTATNVRTGKPKVFRGTDVTADAVMASACLPTLFKAVQIGGEFYWDGGYAGNPSLYPFFYDSSCHDVLVLHINPLERDQLPILSGEIENRLNEITFNSALLSEMRAIAFVQKLLDEGWIKDEFRDQLKYIRLHSLQADDWLSDLSVASKTISDWGFLTMLRDRGRSAGSAWLKENLSSVGKRTSTDIRGRYLKH; encoded by the coding sequence ATGTCCGTTACGCCCGCCGCACTTCGATCCGTCGCAACCACACCCACTACCCGCAAAGACACTACCGGCACGTCATTGAGCGCCGGCAGTCGGATGGTGAACCTTGCACTGCAAGGCGGCGGGTCTCATGGTGCGTTCACCTGGGGCGTGCTGGACCGCATTCTGGAAGATGGCCGACTGGGCTTCGAAGCCATCTCGGGGACCAGTGCCGGATCGATGAACGCCGTGGTCATGGCCTACGGCATGCAGCAAGGCGGCAGAGACGGCGCACGCCAGGCCCTGGACGGCTTCTGGCGCGACGTGGCGGGTCACTCGGGCATGTTCGGGTCGACCCAACCCACGGCCATGGGCAATCTGTTCTGGGGCTGGGCCCCGGGTGCCGCCCCCATCTTTGACTGGATGAAGATGATGACGGGTGCGTTCTCGCCCTATCAGCTCAACCCCTTCGGCTTTAACCCGCTGCGCGAGATTCTGAATCGTCATGTGGATTTCGAGGCTTTGCAACAGGCACCCACCCGCCTTTATCTGACGGCCACCAATGTGCGTACCGGCAAGCCCAAGGTGTTTCGCGGCACGGATGTGACCGCCGATGCGGTCATGGCGTCTGCCTGCCTGCCCACCTTGTTCAAAGCGGTGCAGATCGGCGGCGAGTTCTACTGGGATGGCGGCTACGCGGGCAACCCCAGCCTGTACCCCTTCTTCTACGACAGCAGTTGCCACGATGTGCTGGTGTTGCACATCAATCCCTTGGAGCGGGATCAGTTGCCGATCCTGTCGGGCGAGATCGAAAATCGCCTGAACGAGATCACGTTCAACTCGGCCCTGCTGTCCGAGATGCGGGCAATTGCATTTGTTCAGAAACTGCTTGATGAAGGCTGGATCAAAGACGAATTCCGCGATCAGTTGAAGTACATCCGTCTGCATTCGCTGCAAGCCGACGACTGGTTATCGGATTTGTCGGTCGCTTCGAAGACAATCAGTGACTGGGGATTCCTGACCATGTTGCGCGATCGCGGACGCAGCGCCGGCAGTGCCTGGCTGAAGGAAAACCTGAGCAGCGTGGGCAAGCGCACCTCGACCGATATTCGCGGCCGTTATCTCAAGCATTGA
- a CDS encoding SAM-dependent methyltransferase gives MLFTRTLSHQIENWAADNRKRHTLPLRIKLWDGSTHDLGNFDSPAVTLTVREPAALPYLMAANLDSLSDAYVKQKIDLDGSLDDIISVGYALAGSTTEQSALARVVRHFKHGKDEDRAAIQYHYDVSNAFYQLWLDSRMVYSCAYFEHGDEDLDTAQLKKIDHILRKIQLQPGQRLLDIGCGWGALVIRAAQTFGARCVGVTLSRQQFELATERVAAAGLSDQIEIRLQDYRDVTGTFDRITSVGMFEHVGRKNLPDYFSRINQLLADDGLALNHGITSTDPDSGDTALGASEFIDRYVFPHGELPHIALVLDSMQRGGLEALDVESLRRHYARTLQLWASRYEAHSAQIRALVDEQTYRIWRLYLAGCAFAFERDDISLFQVVCRKAGRSAQTLAWSRRYMYA, from the coding sequence ATGTTATTTACCCGCACCCTCTCGCATCAGATTGAAAACTGGGCAGCTGATAATCGGAAGCGACATACGTTGCCGCTACGTATCAAGCTCTGGGACGGCAGTACCCACGACCTGGGGAATTTCGACAGCCCTGCTGTGACGCTCACGGTTCGTGAACCCGCTGCCCTGCCTTACCTGATGGCCGCCAATCTGGACAGTTTGAGCGACGCCTACGTCAAACAGAAGATCGACCTGGATGGCAGTCTGGACGACATCATTTCCGTGGGTTATGCACTTGCTGGCAGCACCACCGAACAAAGCGCCCTGGCGCGTGTGGTGCGCCATTTCAAACATGGCAAAGACGAAGATCGGGCTGCCATTCAATATCACTATGACGTGTCGAATGCGTTCTACCAATTATGGTTGGATTCACGCATGGTGTATTCATGCGCCTACTTCGAGCATGGCGATGAAGACCTGGACACCGCACAACTGAAGAAGATCGACCACATCCTGCGAAAAATCCAATTGCAGCCCGGGCAACGCCTGCTGGATATTGGTTGCGGGTGGGGAGCGCTGGTAATTCGGGCAGCGCAGACATTCGGTGCTCGTTGTGTGGGCGTGACCTTGTCCAGACAGCAATTCGAATTGGCCACGGAACGGGTAGCGGCGGCAGGACTGTCCGACCAGATCGAGATCCGCTTGCAGGACTATCGCGACGTCACCGGCACCTTCGACCGGATCACTAGCGTAGGCATGTTCGAACACGTGGGTCGCAAGAACCTGCCGGATTACTTTTCTCGTATCAATCAGCTGCTGGCCGACGATGGCTTGGCACTGAATCACGGCATTACATCGACCGACCCGGACAGCGGAGACACGGCATTGGGTGCCAGCGAATTCATCGACCGTTATGTGTTTCCGCATGGCGAGCTGCCACACATTGCGCTGGTGCTGGACAGCATGCAGCGTGGCGGCCTGGAAGCGCTGGATGTGGAAAGCCTGCGCCGTCACTATGCGCGCACGCTGCAGTTGTGGGCATCGCGCTATGAAGCGCACTCCGCGCAGATTCGCGCCTTGGTCGATGAGCAGACTTACAGGATCTGGCGGCTGTATCTGGCTGGGTGCGCCTTCGCGTTCGAGCGCGACGACATCTCGCTGTTTCAGGTGGTGTGTCGAAAAGCGGGACGTTCCGCGCAGACCCTGGCTTGGTCGCGGCGTTATATGTATGCGTGA
- a CDS encoding TIGR03862 family flavoprotein, with the protein MSSPASVRVAVIGGGPAGLMAAETLADAGLSVDLFDAMPSVGRKFLLAGKGGMNLTHAEPRPGFDARYGAQVAALAPMLDAFGPDDLRAWAQGLGIETFVGSSDRVFPRDMKAAPLLRAWLARLRGQGVRFHMRHRWLGWTAQSLRFATAEGEKLVQADAVVLALGGGSWARLGSDGAWVPWLRERGVDVAQLAPSNCGFDIAWTPHFRERHAGAPLQSVVVELADGSARQLGEATISEHGIEGSVIYALSAKLRDAIAQDGHVTIHLDLAPGRSLERLVEDLSWPRGTRSMANHLRSRAGIDGVKAGLLREVATAAQLLDPVFTAGLIKRLPLRLLAARPIDEAISSAGGVRFDAMTNGAALTACPGVFCAGEMLDWEAPTGGYLLTACMASGRWAGSAARDWLSRG; encoded by the coding sequence ATGAGTTCCCCCGCAAGCGTTCGTGTCGCCGTGATCGGTGGTGGTCCTGCCGGCCTGATGGCAGCCGAAACGCTGGCCGATGCCGGACTCAGCGTAGACCTGTTCGACGCCATGCCTTCTGTGGGCAGAAAATTCCTGTTGGCCGGTAAAGGCGGCATGAATCTGACGCACGCCGAGCCTCGTCCAGGCTTCGATGCGCGTTATGGTGCGCAAGTGGCCGCCTTGGCCCCCATGCTGGATGCATTCGGGCCAGACGATCTGCGGGCTTGGGCGCAAGGGCTGGGCATCGAAACCTTCGTTGGTAGTTCTGACCGCGTTTTCCCACGCGACATGAAGGCTGCGCCTTTGCTGCGCGCCTGGCTGGCGCGACTGCGGGGGCAGGGTGTGCGTTTTCACATGCGCCATCGCTGGCTGGGCTGGACAGCGCAAAGCTTGCGTTTTGCGACGGCCGAGGGCGAAAAATTGGTGCAAGCCGATGCCGTGGTGCTCGCACTTGGCGGCGGCAGTTGGGCGCGCCTGGGTTCCGATGGTGCCTGGGTACCCTGGTTGCGCGAGCGCGGCGTTGATGTGGCCCAGCTGGCCCCCAGCAACTGCGGTTTCGACATTGCCTGGACACCGCATTTCCGTGAACGTCATGCGGGTGCGCCGCTGCAATCCGTAGTGGTCGAACTCGCCGACGGCTCGGCTCGTCAACTGGGCGAGGCCACCATCAGCGAGCACGGAATCGAAGGCTCGGTGATCTATGCCTTGTCTGCCAAGCTGCGTGATGCCATCGCGCAAGACGGCCACGTCACGATCCATCTGGACTTGGCTCCCGGACGTTCACTTGAACGCTTGGTGGAAGACCTGTCCTGGCCGCGCGGTACCCGGTCGATGGCCAATCATCTGCGCAGCCGTGCGGGCATTGATGGTGTCAAAGCCGGCTTGCTTCGCGAGGTGGCAACCGCCGCGCAGTTGCTCGATCCGGTGTTCACCGCTGGCCTGATCAAGCGACTGCCGCTGCGCCTGTTGGCCGCCAGACCCATCGATGAAGCGATCAGCAGTGCAGGCGGCGTGCGCTTCGACGCGATGACCAATGGTGCCGCCCTGACTGCCTGCCCTGGCGTGTTCTGCGCAGGCGAAATGCTGGATTGGGAAGCGCCTACCGGTGGTTATCTGCTGACCGCCTGCATGGCCAGCGGACGCTGGGCGGGCAGTGCGGCGCGCGACTGGTTGTCACGCGGCTAA
- a CDS encoding OmpA family protein, with product MQARTLSKLAIVLATGALIAGCATPQQTNTAAGTGAGAVAGAGLGALFGGGRGAAVGAGLGAVAGGVVGYNWSRIRGDVENSGARDLGVGVAEQSDGSLKVNIPSTVSFDTGSYVVKPELRPVMESVARNLAANPELRAKVVGHTDSTGQAASNQTLSLNRAGAVANNISRLGVASNRITTEGRGQNDPIADNNTVAGRAENRRVEIYLYASK from the coding sequence ATGCAAGCACGCACCCTTTCCAAGCTCGCCATCGTTCTCGCCACGGGCGCGCTCATTGCCGGTTGCGCAACGCCGCAACAGACCAACACTGCTGCCGGTACGGGCGCAGGTGCCGTTGCCGGTGCCGGCCTGGGCGCTTTGTTCGGTGGCGGTCGTGGCGCTGCAGTCGGTGCCGGCCTTGGTGCCGTCGCTGGCGGCGTCGTCGGCTACAACTGGAGCCGCATCCGCGGTGACGTCGAAAACTCTGGCGCACGTGACCTGGGCGTCGGCGTTGCCGAGCAGTCCGACGGTTCGCTGAAGGTCAACATCCCCAGCACGGTGTCGTTCGACACGGGCAGCTATGTCGTCAAGCCCGAACTGCGCCCGGTCATGGAAAGCGTGGCCCGCAATCTGGCCGCCAACCCGGAACTGCGCGCCAAGGTCGTCGGCCACACTGACAGCACTGGTCAAGCCGCATCGAACCAGACCCTGTCGCTGAATCGTGCCGGTGCCGTGGCCAACAACATCTCGCGTCTGGGTGTTGCATCCAATCGCATCACGACCGAAGGCCGTGGCCAGAATGATCCGATCGCCGACAACAACACGGTTGCCGGCCGCGCCGAAAACCGTCGTGTCGAGATCTACCTGTACGCCAGCAAGTAA
- a CDS encoding DUF3325 domain-containing protein has translation MNSSCASVAGIFFAYAGFAALALAMDRHYADAFGRGESPSPSLRRTMQMVGSLALVLSLAMNVAGAGWAFGSLYWLGGLTLAALTLALLLAYVPRLGLRAAVPSVGLALMTTALSLTLR, from the coding sequence ATGAACTCATCTTGCGCCTCGGTTGCCGGCATCTTTTTCGCCTATGCCGGGTTCGCCGCCTTGGCATTGGCCATGGACCGTCACTACGCAGACGCCTTCGGACGTGGAGAATCACCGTCGCCAAGTTTGCGACGCACCATGCAGATGGTGGGCAGCCTTGCGCTGGTACTGTCCTTGGCCATGAATGTTGCCGGTGCCGGCTGGGCGTTCGGCAGTCTGTACTGGCTGGGCGGCTTGACCCTGGCCGCGCTGACCCTGGCATTGCTGTTGGCCTATGTCCCCCGGCTTGGGCTGCGGGCGGCGGTGCCCAGCGTGGGCTTGGCCTTGATGACGACCGCCTTGTCACTGACCCTGCGATAA
- a CDS encoding PepSY-associated TM helix domain-containing protein, with the protein MKEGFRQSMAWLHTWSGLLVGWILFAVFATGTAAYYREEISLWMKPELHSLSTQAVPPTIAVQQGLDYLSKRAPQAVRWDMTLPDPRNASLRLSWTDPTPAGETPNPRRRRQTATLDPATGALTAPARETRGGDFLYRFHFDLHHIPVLWGRWIVGFCAMFMLVAIISGIITHKRIFKDFFTFRPKKGQRSWLDAHNASAVLALPYHLMITYTGLITLMFLYMPWGTQAVYKGDTNAFFAEVFPSRQPANTTRTGSGVPFADLAPMLAQSAGRWDGDAPGRITITLPGDPNGTLMLTRDNGGRISVTSSDTMTFSSASGALLSETRDDARPAVQTRGVMYGLHAATFAQPLLRALFFLSALAGCVMVASGVVLWAVKERQKYAKKLAAGGRVGWGVRLVDGLNIGSIAGIPIAIAAYFWGNRLLPVPMPDRIANEIMMFFIGWGVSLLAGLIWPTRLMWVWQMALAAVMWMALPVLNALTSPSNLFANALAGRWALVGFDMTVLVLGVGLASIAWVLHRRGNKPVVRKPAGSPAAAAAATAASKTAPKAAPQPTIASVTQEAT; encoded by the coding sequence GTGAAAGAAGGATTCCGCCAGTCGATGGCGTGGTTGCACACCTGGTCGGGTTTGCTTGTTGGCTGGATTTTGTTTGCCGTGTTTGCCACGGGTACGGCGGCGTACTACCGCGAGGAAATCTCGCTGTGGATGAAGCCCGAGCTGCACAGCCTGTCTACGCAGGCAGTTCCCCCCACCATCGCCGTGCAGCAAGGACTGGACTACTTGTCCAAGCGTGCCCCGCAAGCCGTCCGCTGGGACATGACCTTGCCCGACCCGCGCAACGCAAGCTTGCGCCTGAGCTGGACCGATCCGACGCCCGCAGGCGAAACCCCGAATCCCCGCAGACGCCGCCAGACGGCCACGCTTGACCCTGCCACCGGCGCATTGACGGCACCTGCGCGTGAAACCCGGGGCGGCGATTTCCTGTACCGCTTCCACTTCGATCTGCATCACATCCCCGTGTTGTGGGGACGCTGGATCGTGGGCTTTTGCGCTATGTTCATGCTGGTGGCGATCATCAGCGGCATCATCACCCACAAGCGGATCTTCAAGGACTTCTTTACGTTCCGCCCGAAGAAGGGTCAGCGGTCCTGGCTCGATGCGCACAACGCGTCGGCGGTGCTGGCGCTGCCGTATCACCTGATGATCACCTATACCGGTCTGATCACGCTGATGTTCCTGTACATGCCCTGGGGTACGCAGGCTGTGTACAAGGGCGACACCAACGCTTTCTTTGCCGAGGTCTTCCCGTCGCGCCAGCCAGCGAATACCACGCGCACCGGCAGCGGTGTTCCGTTCGCTGATCTGGCACCCATGCTGGCGCAGTCGGCCGGACGGTGGGACGGTGACGCGCCTGGCCGTATCACCATTACCTTGCCCGGTGACCCGAACGGCACCTTGATGCTGACCCGTGACAATGGCGGCCGCATCTCGGTGACCTCATCCGACACCATGACCTTCTCGTCGGCAAGTGGTGCATTGCTGTCGGAAACGCGGGATGACGCGCGGCCTGCGGTCCAGACACGCGGTGTGATGTACGGCCTGCACGCCGCCACGTTTGCACAGCCCCTGCTGCGCGCCTTGTTCTTCCTGTCGGCGCTTGCCGGTTGCGTGATGGTCGCCTCGGGCGTGGTCTTGTGGGCGGTCAAAGAGCGGCAGAAGTACGCCAAGAAACTGGCTGCCGGCGGGCGTGTCGGCTGGGGCGTGCGCCTGGTGGATGGTCTGAACATCGGGTCGATTGCCGGTATTCCGATCGCGATTGCCGCGTATTTCTGGGGCAACCGCCTGTTGCCGGTGCCCATGCCTGACCGCATCGCCAACGAGATCATGATGTTCTTCATCGGCTGGGGCGTGTCGCTGCTTGCCGGCCTGATCTGGCCGACCCGTCTCATGTGGGTCTGGCAGATGGCGCTGGCCGCCGTCATGTGGATGGCGTTGCCGGTGCTGAACGCACTGACCTCGCCGTCGAATCTGTTTGCCAACGCGCTGGCCGGACGCTGGGCCTTGGTAGGCTTCGATATGACCGTTCTGGTCTTGGGCGTCGGGCTGGCCAGTATTGCCTGGGTGCTGCATCGTCGCGGCAACAAGCCAGTGGTGCGCAAGCCGGCTGGCAGTCCCGCGGCCGCGGCCGCAGCAACAGCCGCATCAAAGACCGCGCCCAAAGCTGCCCCTCAACCTACCATTGCGTCTGTGACGCAGGAGGCAACATGA
- a CDS encoding glutathione S-transferase has protein sequence MKLFFSPASPYVRKVMVVASELGLADRIEKLPSAASPIKADQTIVVHNPTGKVPTLVTDDGLALFDSRVICEYIDSIDGKQRIFPAAGPARWNALREQAIGDGLLDAALLARYEGFMRPEELRWDAWMTGQLTKIDVSLAAIETIAGEFGDRIDIGTITIGCALHYLDFRFADRPWRDGNPKTAAWFERFSQRPSMTASSPFTA, from the coding sequence ATGAAGCTGTTCTTTTCGCCCGCCTCGCCATATGTTCGCAAAGTGATGGTGGTGGCGAGTGAACTCGGCTTGGCCGATCGCATTGAAAAGCTGCCCAGCGCGGCCAGCCCGATCAAGGCCGACCAGACTATCGTTGTCCACAACCCGACCGGCAAGGTCCCGACCCTGGTGACCGACGACGGCCTGGCCTTGTTCGATTCGCGTGTGATCTGCGAGTACATCGACAGCATCGATGGCAAGCAGCGCATCTTCCCGGCGGCTGGCCCGGCGCGCTGGAACGCGCTGCGCGAGCAGGCCATTGGCGATGGCTTGCTGGATGCGGCACTGCTTGCGCGTTACGAAGGCTTCATGCGCCCTGAGGAATTGCGGTGGGACGCGTGGATGACTGGCCAACTGACCAAGATCGATGTCAGCCTGGCGGCCATCGAGACCATTGCCGGTGAGTTTGGCGACCGCATCGACATTGGCACCATCACCATCGGCTGCGCCCTGCATTACCTGGACTTCCGTTTCGCTGACCGCCCCTGGCGCGACGGCAACCCGAAGACCGCTGCATGGTTCGAGCGCTTTTCACAACGCCCGTCGATGACTGCCTCGTCGCCCTTCACGGCCTGA
- a CDS encoding NADP(H)-dependent aldo-keto reductase, translating to MKTRKLGRTDIDVSLIGLGTMTWGEQNSEQEAHEQIDYALSQGVNLIDTAEMYPVPPQASTQGRTEEYIGTWLAKTGRRQDIVLATKAAGPARMPHQPRHIRDGDTWLDRKNLTAALDASLARLKTDYVDLYQMHWPDRTVNIFGRLSYPWVEDSSVVPIEETLSVLADFVKAGKVRHVGVSNETPWGLAQYLKAADTLGLPRIVSVQNPYSLLNRTFEIGMSEFSHRDSVGLLAYSPLAFGVLSGKYLNGARPEGSRLARYTRFARYSNEQSQWAARDYAQLARQLGLTPTQLALAFVNQRPFTTSTLIGATTMEQLKENIASVDVELSNETLARIDEIHVRQPNPAP from the coding sequence ATGAAAACCCGCAAGCTTGGCCGTACCGATATCGACGTAAGCCTGATTGGCCTGGGCACGATGACCTGGGGTGAACAGAATTCCGAGCAGGAAGCCCACGAACAGATCGACTACGCGCTGTCTCAAGGCGTCAACCTGATCGACACCGCCGAGATGTACCCGGTGCCCCCGCAGGCATCCACCCAAGGTCGTACCGAGGAATACATCGGTACCTGGCTGGCCAAGACCGGCCGCCGCCAGGACATCGTGCTGGCCACCAAGGCCGCCGGCCCGGCGCGCATGCCGCATCAGCCGCGCCACATCCGCGACGGCGACACCTGGCTCGATCGCAAGAACCTGACCGCTGCGCTGGACGCAAGCCTCGCGCGCCTGAAGACCGATTACGTTGACCTGTACCAGATGCACTGGCCGGACCGCACCGTGAATATCTTCGGTCGCTTGTCCTATCCCTGGGTGGAGGATTCATCGGTGGTGCCGATCGAGGAAACGCTGTCGGTGCTGGCTGACTTCGTCAAGGCGGGCAAGGTGCGCCACGTTGGTGTGTCCAACGAAACCCCGTGGGGGCTGGCGCAATACCTGAAGGCGGCCGATACCCTTGGCTTGCCGCGCATCGTCAGCGTGCAGAACCCCTACAGCCTGTTGAACCGGACCTTCGAGATCGGCATGTCCGAGTTCAGCCATCGCGACAGCGTTGGCCTGCTGGCCTATTCGCCGCTGGCCTTCGGGGTGTTGTCGGGCAAGTACCTGAACGGTGCACGACCCGAAGGATCGCGCCTGGCCCGCTACACGCGCTTTGCTCGTTACAGCAACGAGCAGTCGCAATGGGCTGCACGTGATTACGCCCAGCTGGCCCGTCAATTGGGCCTGACGCCGACGCAACTGGCCTTGGCCTTCGTGAACCAGCGTCCGTTCACCACCAGCACGCTGATCGGTGCGACGACGATGGAACAACTGAAAGAGAACATCGCCTCGGTCGATGTCGAACTCAGCAACGAGACGCTGGCACGCATCGACGAGATTCACGTCCGTCAGCCGAACCCGGCTCCCTGA
- a CDS encoding dodecin — MSDNVYKIIELTGESTQSVEHAVTTAVERAARTLDHIRWFEVIETRGSVQDGKVASWQVTLKLGVHLDDRKG; from the coding sequence ATGAGCGACAACGTCTACAAAATCATCGAACTGACGGGCGAATCCACCCAATCCGTCGAACATGCCGTGACGACCGCTGTGGAACGTGCAGCACGTACGCTTGACCACATTCGCTGGTTCGAAGTGATCGAGACACGCGGCAGCGTTCAGGATGGCAAGGTTGCGTCGTGGCAAGTCACGCTGAAGCTTGGCGTGCACTTGGATGATCGCAAGGGCTGA
- a CDS encoding IS1182 family transposase yields MLRAPIPHQHELEMVTLESLVPADHLLRKIAAAVDFEFIREKVAHLYSMNNGRPALDPVVMFKLLFIGYLFGVRSERQLMREVQVNVAYRWFIGFRLTDKVPDASTFSQNRRRRYTDTSVYQEIFDEIVRQAIGRGMVDGRVLYTDSTHLKANASKKKFDVVTVAQTPSAYLAELDAAVDADRALHGKRPLKRDSGDDDAGGSAAQTKDVKISRTDPDSGFMVRDDKPVGFFYLDHRTVDAKFAIITDTHVTSGSVHDSQPYLARLDRQRERFGFGVRKVGLDAGYYTPMICHGLHARDIQGVMGYRTPNHKPGLFYKRQYTFNRYRNEYVCPAGQRLPYSTTNRAGYREYKSDPTQCQQCEVRSQCTNSQSAIKVVVRHVWERDKELVDARRHTDWGKKIYARRKETVERSFADAKQLHGHRYARMRGLRKVAEQCLLAAAAQNIKKIALVLARLLLRLQWSISAPVAPWWRALTARADGWLDSWLSAQPAALAA; encoded by the coding sequence ATGTTAAGAGCACCGATCCCCCACCAGCACGAGCTGGAGATGGTGACGCTGGAGTCGTTGGTTCCGGCCGATCACCTGTTGCGCAAGATCGCGGCAGCGGTCGATTTTGAGTTCATCCGAGAGAAGGTTGCGCACCTGTACAGCATGAACAACGGCCGTCCGGCGCTGGATCCGGTGGTGATGTTCAAGCTGCTGTTCATTGGCTACCTGTTTGGGGTGCGCAGTGAACGGCAGTTGATGCGCGAGGTGCAGGTGAACGTGGCGTATCGGTGGTTCATCGGTTTCCGGCTGACCGACAAGGTGCCCGATGCATCGACGTTCTCGCAGAACCGCAGGCGACGCTATACGGACACCTCGGTGTACCAGGAGATTTTTGACGAGATCGTGCGTCAGGCGATCGGGCGGGGGATGGTGGATGGCCGGGTGCTGTACACGGACAGCACTCACTTGAAGGCCAACGCCAGCAAGAAGAAATTCGACGTGGTGACGGTCGCACAAACACCCTCGGCATACTTGGCTGAGCTGGATGCGGCGGTCGATGCGGATCGGGCGCTACATGGCAAGCGGCCGCTCAAGCGTGACAGCGGCGACGATGATGCGGGCGGCAGCGCTGCCCAGACCAAGGACGTCAAGATCAGTCGTACAGATCCGGACAGCGGGTTCATGGTGCGTGACGACAAGCCGGTGGGGTTCTTCTACCTGGACCATCGCACGGTCGATGCGAAGTTCGCGATCATCACCGACACACACGTGACGTCAGGCTCGGTGCACGACAGCCAACCTTACTTGGCGAGGCTGGATCGGCAGCGCGAGCGCTTCGGCTTCGGTGTGCGCAAGGTAGGCCTGGACGCGGGGTACTACACGCCGATGATCTGCCACGGGCTGCATGCGCGCGATATCCAAGGAGTAATGGGCTACCGCACGCCGAACCACAAGCCTGGGCTGTTCTACAAACGACAGTACACGTTCAACCGCTACCGCAACGAATATGTCTGCCCGGCTGGGCAGCGGCTGCCGTACAGCACCACCAATCGGGCGGGCTACCGCGAATACAAGTCAGACCCGACGCAATGCCAGCAGTGCGAGGTACGCAGCCAGTGCACCAACAGCCAGAGCGCGATCAAGGTGGTCGTGCGCCACGTGTGGGAACGCGACAAGGAACTGGTTGACGCACGCCGCCACACGGACTGGGGTAAGAAGATATACGCCCGTCGCAAGGAAACTGTGGAGCGCAGCTTCGCCGATGCCAAGCAACTGCATGGGCACCGCTACGCGCGCATGCGCGGGCTGCGCAAGGTCGCCGAGCAATGCTTGCTGGCGGCGGCGGCGCAGAACATCAAGAAGATCGCCCTGGTGCTTGCGCGCCTTTTATTGCGCCTGCAGTGGTCGATATCGGCCCCTGTTGCGCCCTGGTGGCGCGCCCTGACCGCCCGTGCCGACGGATGGCTCGATAGCTGGCTGTCTGCACAACCCGCCGCGCTCGCTGCTTGA